The stretch of DNA TTCTTGCGACATTATCGATTTCACTCACGAAGATAAACATTTCGATGCGATAATAAATTTTATTGGGCAAGGGAAACCAATAAGTATTGTTGAAAATAGTTCAGAAATAATGAAAGTAACAGAACTATATGACAATATGGTAATGAAGTACTTGTCATTGCATCAAAATAGCAAATATTTGTTTTTAAGTAGCGGTGCTGTATATGGATCAGTTTTCTCTGAGCCTGTTACAGAACAAAGCATGGCACAAATACCTATTAACAGACTGGGTGACAACAATGCATATGCAATTGCTAAGTTATATGCTGAGGCTAATCATCGGTTGAATAAAGATAAAAAAATTGTTGATATTCGAGTTTTTAATGTTTTTAGTCGTTATCAAAGCCTGAATACTGGTTTCTTTATTACAGATATCGTTAGTGCGATAAAAAATAAAAGTGTTTTAACAGTATCACCTTCTCATATGGTAAGAGATTATCTGCATCCAGAAGATTTTTTCCAGCTAATTGAGGCCTTGCTAAACTATGAAGAGCATATCAATACAGCGGTTGACTGCTTTTCTAAAATGCCAATAGATAAATTTGAGTTGTTGAAATTCTGTGAGCATAAATATGGACTCAAATGGAGCGAGGAAAAAGAAAAGGATATAATAAATGCGACAGGCTCTAAAAATAATTATTACTCTAAAAATAAACTAGCCACTAAATTTGGATTTGAGCCTCGTTATTCATCATTAGAATCAGTGCAACTTGAAATTGATGCACTTATTGGTTCTTATAATATTTAAATGGTTTTTAAATTAGTGAATGATAAATGATAATTTTTTTTAAAAAAATAGTTCAAAAACTAGGTGTCGATTTTGATATTGGAAATACTCTCTTACTAAGATTATGGTCGACAGTATCGGGTGCATTACTTGTGTTGATTATTCCTTTTTTCTTATCGACACCCGAGCAAGGTTATTATTTTACATTTGCTAGTCTTATTGGCATGCAGATATTTTTCGAGTTAGGGTTTAACTTTGTTATTACTCAAATGATTAGCCATGAAATGGTAAATGTAAAAGTAACAGATGGGAAATTAGATGGTAGAAGGAATTCTGTTGATAGGATTTATTCACTTATAGCTATGTTGGTTAAGTGGTATGCTGTCATTTCAATTTTGTTTTTTGTTACTGTCTATTATATTGGTATTCATTTTTTTAATACACATGGCTCATTACATCAGTCTGATTGGGTTTATGCATGGTTTGGCATTGTATTCTGTTCATCTTTAAATATATTTGCCAGCCCGTTTTTGTCTGTATTAGAAGGGATGGGATTTGTTGGACGTGTTGCACGTTTGCGACTGTACCAATCAATTGCGGGTTACCTCAGCCTTGCTGTCTTATTATCTTTTCATTTTAAATTAAATGCAATCCCTGCCGTTTCTGGCATGGCTGCATTGTTCAGTCTTATTTATATATTCAAAATTAAATTTAGTGTCCTTTTTTCACCAGTGTACAAAGCGGACAAAATAGATGTGAAAAATAAGGTTTCTATTTCGTGGCGTCATGAAATATTTCCATTCCAATGGCGCATAGCCATCAGCTGGATAAGCGGTTACTTCATATTTCAACTATTTAACCCACTAGTCTTTTCAAATCAAGGTGCCGCGGAAGCTGGTAAATTAGGTCTTCTACTTACGATATTTTCTACGATATTAACGCTATCAATGAGTTGGGTAAATGCAAAAATACCATCAATGTCCAGATTAATATCTTGCGGCAATAGAGTTGAGTTAAATATTTTATTTAAAAAAATATTCATATGTTCACTCGCTTTTAATATTTTATTATCTTTTATGTTTGTGGTTACTCTTAAGGTTATGATGATCATGGGGATGCCATTAGCTGACAGGGTTTCAGGGGTTAATACGGTGGTGCTAATTGCCATTATTAACATTATTAACCATATAATTTTTTGTTTAGCATCATACATGCGCGCACACAAAGAAGAACCCTTACTATTCAATTCAGTAATTACTGGGGTTTTAGTGGCAATTTTTGCATATTTTATGTCTAAATACAGTGTTTTTCTCATGATTAGTAGCTATCTAGCTATACTCATTACAGTTACTTTGCCGTGGGTATTAATTTTATTTAGGCAGTATAATAAACGAAAATTTATTCCTAATTGAAAGTGATGAATAATAGAACTGATATTGCTTTTAATAATTATAATCTCAAATAAAGGTGTGTTGTGTATAATAACGGAACGGAAATAACTATAGGCATTCCAACTTACAACCGAGTAGAAAAAGTACGGAAACAGTTAGAGAGACTTATACCACAATTAGCGGTAAACGATAGGGTGATAATCTCAGATAATGCTACGCCGGGAGATGAGCTAAAAATCATCATCGATTCTTTTTGTGATGCTCGAATAGTACTGCATGAAAATAAAGTTAATATTGGTGCCAATGCAAATATAATAAGATGTTTCGAATATGCTGATACTGAATATCTTTGGCTGCTAAGTGATGATGATGAAATAGTTGAAAATGCGTTAGACATTATTAGAGCAAAAATTAGAGAATATAATGCGGACTTTTACAACTTTTCTACAGCTTTGCTTGCCACTTCTAGAAAAGATACGTTATGTACTAATATCGAAGAGTATGTCGACTTTATCGGGTCAGGGATTAGTAATCATTTATTGATCTCCAATAATGTATATAAAATTAAGAGTGTCTTGCCGTATTTGGCATTGGCATTTTGGGGAGCGTATATTAACGCACAGCATCTTGTTCCCGTCTTTATGGCATTACAACACGGTGCAACTATTTTTTTGAGTAGCGATAATATAGTGAAGTGGGGCAGTTCAGAAAAAAATGGTGCTGGTGGTTGGCGTTTTGCAAACCTGTATAATTTGCTTTTTTTACCTGATGTTATTTCTGTTTCGAAAGTTAGGGAAAAAGCAATAAGAGCTGTAATGAGTTCCCTTCCTGCACCTGAAAAATTAATAGCTCAACTTTCGTATTATAAAGCTGGAACAGACGACAACGAGAAAATTGACTCTTATGCTCGGCGTATACTTAATATTTATATAGAGTATGGAAAAATTGGTTTGAAATTAAGAGCATACATTCTGAAGGTTTTGATAAAATTTCCAAGTATTTATCTTAAGTTATTAAATATTATATTCAAACGTGCTAAAGATGACACTATATATAGCTATTTACAAAAGGGCTCATTTGAATTTTACATCTAATCAACTGTTTTATGATTTTATTGAGTTTAATGTTTGACAGCCATAATACATTAAGTCGGTGATCGTATGCTTTTTTATATTTTAGCTGGTTTTTTGGCTTTTTTTTGCGTTCTTGAGATTTCATTGAAAATAATGAATGTAGGCTCTTGGACATATGTTAAAATTAAAAATGATTTGTATTTAAAGTTGTTTTTTTTTCTTTTTTTTCTTTTATTAATAATATTTTGTGGGTTAAGAGCTGAAGGTGTTGATCGCGACTATCCAGAGTATTTGAATATGTTGTCGCAAGTGCCACCATTTCCAGTTGTGCTATTTTCTGATTTATCAAATGTTCATGGCGATCCTATATTTTATTTTATTGCATCACTCATTAATTTAATCGATGGGGAGCCTTATTTATTATTCCTTTGTTTCAGTTTGTTGTCTTTATCTTTATATCGTTGGTGTTTTATAAAATATTCACCCCTTCCTTTTTTGTCTTTGTTGATTTATTTTTGTCATTCGTTTCTTAATAAAGAGATGACCCAGATTAGAAATGGTTTGTCTTCGGCACTATTGTTGGTTATGTTGTGTTATTTAAGTGAAAGGAAAAATTTAAAAGCTACAGCATTTTTATATTTTTCATTTTTGGCACACTCTTCGGGCTTGGTTGGCATTCTGCTATACGGAAGCAGGTTGTTTTCGAAAAAAAGAAATTTGTTTTATTGCATTGGAATATTTATTTCTTTAGTTTTGTATTTCACATGGCATCAACTTTTTTCTCTCTTGCCACAAAATATTGGGATTGTCCAGAAAACATACCAATATATTATGTGGGATGCTTATAATTATTCGCTTTCGTTGTTTAATCCGATTCTTTTGAAAATGATATTTTATTTCGTATTATTTTTATATGTAAAAAAAATAGTTGGATTGAGTGATAAGTTGGATGTTTTTTTATTTTCTTATTTCTTATCAATCTGCTTCTATATTGCATTCAATGATACGGCTATTTTAGGTGCGAGAACTGCAAGCACATTATCTTGTTCAGAATTTATTCTTATACCTG from Cedecea neteri encodes:
- a CDS encoding NAD-dependent epimerase/dehydratase family protein, which codes for MMNIAILGATSQIAQDLLRQWALANSDHSLTLYSRRPEHVVEFMKEIDWACSYSSCDIIDFTHEDKHFDAIINFIGQGKPISIVENSSEIMKVTELYDNMVMKYLSLHQNSKYLFLSSGAVYGSVFSEPVTEQSMAQIPINRLGDNNAYAIAKLYAEANHRLNKDKKIVDIRVFNVFSRYQSLNTGFFITDIVSAIKNKSVLTVSPSHMVRDYLHPEDFFQLIEALLNYEEHINTAVDCFSKMPIDKFELLKFCEHKYGLKWSEEKEKDIINATGSKNNYYSKNKLATKFGFEPRYSSLESVQLEIDALIGSYNI
- a CDS encoding glycosyltransferase family 2 protein, which codes for MYNNGTEITIGIPTYNRVEKVRKQLERLIPQLAVNDRVIISDNATPGDELKIIIDSFCDARIVLHENKVNIGANANIIRCFEYADTEYLWLLSDDDEIVENALDIIRAKIREYNADFYNFSTALLATSRKDTLCTNIEEYVDFIGSGISNHLLISNNVYKIKSVLPYLALAFWGAYINAQHLVPVFMALQHGATIFLSSDNIVKWGSSEKNGAGGWRFANLYNLLFLPDVISVSKVREKAIRAVMSSLPAPEKLIAQLSYYKAGTDDNEKIDSYARRILNIYIEYGKIGLKLRAYILKVLIKFPSIYLKLLNIIFKRAKDDTIYSYLQKGSFEFYI
- a CDS encoding EpsG family protein; its protein translation is MLFYILAGFLAFFCVLEISLKIMNVGSWTYVKIKNDLYLKLFFFLFFLLLIIFCGLRAEGVDRDYPEYLNMLSQVPPFPVVLFSDLSNVHGDPIFYFIASLINLIDGEPYLLFLCFSLLSLSLYRWCFIKYSPLPFLSLLIYFCHSFLNKEMTQIRNGLSSALLLVMLCYLSERKNLKATAFLYFSFLAHSSGLVGILLYGSRLFSKKRNLFYCIGIFISLVLYFTWHQLFSLLPQNIGIVQKTYQYIMWDAYNYSLSLFNPILLKMIFYFVLFLYVKKIVGLSDKLDVFLFSYFLSICFYIAFNDTAILGARTASTLSCSEFILIPAIINRLIECKKMALAILVLITTVIISLALLYINLEVKDIFNDYRTVIFN